TGGTTTCTGTCCTCTCACCTCGCTATGTGAAATCCGATTGGTGTGTCAAAGAATTGAAAGAATTTTATAAAGCTGCTGCAACCACAGGTGGCGTTCGTGTTGCTGATAAATCGCGGATTTTTAAGGTTATCAAAACCCCAGTTGAACGAAAGCAGCATCCTCAGGAAGTGCAAGAACTTTTGGGCTATGAGTTTTATCAGTTCGATCAGTCTGGGCGTCCAATTGAATTCAGTAAAATATTTGGTGTGGAAGCTGAACGCAATTATTGGACTAAAGTCAACGATTTGGCTTATGACATGAAACAGATGCTGGATAAGTTTTCCAGTAATAGCAACGGTGCGGTTGAACAAACTCCCATTGCACCCACCGAAACCACTATTTATCTAGCAGAAACGACTTTCGATCTTGTAGAAGAACGTAACAAAGTCAAGCGGGAGTTGCAGCAGCGGGGTTATAGTGTTTTGCCAGAACAATCCCTACCTCCTTATTATCCTGATTTTGAACAGGTGGTGCGTGAGAATTTAGAGCGCTGCAAACTTTCCATCCATTTGGTTGGTGCTAGGTATGGTATGGTGCCGGAAGGCGCAGAGCGATCGCTTGTTGTTTTACAAAATGAACTCGCGGTTCAACACAGTCAAAACTCTCCTGATTTTTTGCGCTTAGTTTGGATGCCAGTGGGATTACAGCCACAAGAACCGCGTCAGAAAGAATTTATCACATCTTTGCAAAGTGATGCTGATCTGTTTCAGACAAGCTTGGAAGAATTCAAGACTATTATTAAAGATAAACTTAATCCTACGCCGCAGCCGACGAAAGATATTATTGCAGAAGATGGACCTTTGCGAGTTTACTTGATATGTGACCAGCGTGACAGAGAGGCGATCGCTCCTTTCGATGACTATCTCTACGACCAAGGATTTGAAGTGATATTGCCTTTGTTTGAGGGAGACGAAGCGCAGGTGCGTCAGTATCATCAAGAGCAACTACAAGTGTGTGATGTGGTGATTATCTACTGCGGTGATGTGAATGAACCGTGGGTGCGGACAAAGCTGGGAGATTTACGAAAAGTTTATGGTTATGGTCGCTCAAAACCCATGCTGGCGAAAGGTATCTTCATGGGTGAACCGCATACAGAACAAAAGCGGCGGTGGTGTCGCACTCGCGAAGCACAGTTAATTCAAAGTGTCAATGATTTAGAATTATTCGTAGCCCAACACATCCGGGGAGGGCAACGGTGATGGTTAGTACCCAAACTCGCCTGAATCCTTTTCCGGGGTTGCGACCTTTTGAAGCGCACGAAAATGACGTGTTTTTTGGGCGGGAAGGGCAAACGGATGAGTTACTCCGCAGGCTGCGCCGTCATCGGTTTTTAGCAGTTGTCGGCACATCGGGAAGCGGCAAATCTTCGCTGGTTCGGGCGGGGCTACTGCCTGCGCTGTACAGT
The sequence above is a segment of the Mastigocladopsis repens PCC 10914 genome. Coding sequences within it:
- a CDS encoding DUF4062 domain-containing protein; amino-acid sequence: MGFEDDIFISYAHIDNHPLTEGQEGWISDLHRALGIRLAQLRGETPKIWRDLKLQGNDYFGDTIVERFPKVALLVSVLSPRYVKSDWCVKELKEFYKAAATTGGVRVADKSRIFKVIKTPVERKQHPQEVQELLGYEFYQFDQSGRPIEFSKIFGVEAERNYWTKVNDLAYDMKQMLDKFSSNSNGAVEQTPIAPTETTIYLAETTFDLVEERNKVKRELQQRGYSVLPEQSLPPYYPDFEQVVRENLERCKLSIHLVGARYGMVPEGAERSLVVLQNELAVQHSQNSPDFLRLVWMPVGLQPQEPRQKEFITSLQSDADLFQTSLEEFKTIIKDKLNPTPQPTKDIIAEDGPLRVYLICDQRDREAIAPFDDYLYDQGFEVILPLFEGDEAQVRQYHQEQLQVCDVVIIYCGDVNEPWVRTKLGDLRKVYGYGRSKPMLAKGIFMGEPHTEQKRRWCRTREAQLIQSVNDLELFVAQHIRGGQR